Proteins encoded within one genomic window of Oncorhynchus mykiss isolate Arlee chromosome 27, USDA_OmykA_1.1, whole genome shotgun sequence:
- the LOC110507658 gene encoding olfactory marker protein, translating to MSSQTGTDPAAAPSSGSAMELRFAKDTSLTEVMQLRVQSLQRSGQKRQDGERLLLPHEAVYRLDFSNQKLTFVHWSVSLIGHGRVTITGISQLWTPDLTHLMTRQLLEPVGTFWRNAGDPEDTPLKCLEADIQEFGERIAELAKVRKVMYFLLAFKEGAEADKVSISMEFNQA from the exons ATGAGCTCTCAGACAGGCACAGACCCGGCCGCGGCCCCCTCGTCCGGCTCAGCCATGGAGCTACGCTTTGCAAAGGACACTTCCCTCACTGAG GTAATGCAGCTGCGTGTCCAGTCCCTGCAGCGGAGCGGTCAGAAGCGACAGGACGGGGAGCGGTTGCTCCTCCCCCACGAGGCTGTTTACCGTCTGGACTTCTCCAATCAGAAGCTGACGTTCGTCCACTGGTCGGTGTCTCTGATTGGTCATGGCAGAGTGACCATCACAGGGATCTCCCAGCTCTGGACCCCTGACCTCACACACCTGATGACCCGGCAGCTTCTTGAACCCGTCGGAACATTCTGGCGGAACGCTGGTGACCCGGAGGACACGCCCCTCAAGTGTCTGGAGGCGGACATCCAGGAGTTTGGGGAGCGAATCGCGGAGCTGGCAAAGGTCCGCAAGGTCATGTACTTCCTGCTTGCCTTCAAGGAAGGGGCGGAGGCTGACAAGGTCAGCATCTCCATGGAGTTCAATCAGGCCTGA